Below is a window of Populus trichocarpa isolate Nisqually-1 chromosome 3, P.trichocarpa_v4.1, whole genome shotgun sequence DNA.
TAGCAAGATttcataaccttttttttatttaatttaacaacTGTTTTTTTCATGCTATAACTAATTGACACATATGACATGGTTTCATAACTTAAAAATCGCTGTAGTGTTGTGCAGTTTGTGCACTGGTGTTATTCCTCCTGCCCTTGATCTTGTCTCCCTTTTACATACATGGTGAAAGCCCCATGGTATGATGCAGACATCTTTACTGGTTTACATTATATACGATGGTGTGTATGCACACGCAATTTTCCTTCCCACTTATAGCATATGTACTGATTACTTGGAATAGGTTTTGGATGTACCTTCTACCTCTCCTTTGTCTGGCTATCTGTCTCCTGGGGATGCAATTGTATCTTTGGATGGAAAACGCATCCATAATGATCAGGAATGGATGGAGACCACTGCTTTAATAGATGAACGGACACTTCAAAGTTCAAATCTTTCAAAAAGTTTTGAAGCTCTTGCGATAGTTCATCAAATGAAGGGTTACTGTGTCCCTACTTCTGTGATAGAAGAAAGCAATGAGATGCTTTTCATAGAAAATCAATCTGCCTGTCCTGATGACCTTACTGAATTTGTAGCTGTTCAATGCTTCAATTCAAGCAAATCAGATAATGTCAATATTGAAGATGGTATAAGCCAAAGACAGAGGAGGCACTGCTTGAATGCTAAGGATGTTGTCAAGCTTAATAAATGTGGTGATGGTTGGGTTACAGAGATAACCAAAGGAAGTAGTTGCTTGTGTTCACAGGTACACATTAGACATTTTCCAGCATTACCTGAATCAAAACCCTTTGAGGTCAATCATTGATGTCATAATATCTATAGCTGAATTTTCTTATTGgtttaacttattttcttaaTGGCCACTGTGTGGTGCGAAATTGCACAATGTCATTGCCTTTGTTTATCATGTTAGTTTGAAAGAAGATGTAGTAGTTTAATTTTAACTGCAACTGCGTTCATTTTGGCATTGCCTTTAGGAGGAGTACTGCTTAAACCCTGTTCCACTTCCAGGGTCAATATGGGTTGAGATCACCTTTGCAAGCCCTTATTCTCCAGAATGCCTGCAACTTGGAAGAAATTCATTTCCAGCTTCTGGAGCTTCAGACTTTTCAGAGCATAAATGTGGTgggacttttgtttttgttggtgatCTGATCTCGATGGCACATTCAGTTAGGTTAACAGCATATCAACCTCGCTGGGGATTTTCTTTCAGTGCACATCTTCCTAACATTCTGGAAAAGAGCTTAATGTACACATTCCACGTCTCTCTTACCCTAGCCCTCCTCAACAGTTTGCCGGTAATTTCTtgccattttaaattttgtttcaagTGCTTAAGCTCAGTAGCTTACGTGTGTACCAGGGGGGTTTGTTTGGTGGCCCATTATGCCTTGATGCATGTGAATATAAATAAGATATCCATATGTACAAGTATGGAAAGTTAATTTGAGGTCATTTGATTCACATACCAACTATCCACAACCTTAAAGTCTGTAGAGCTGAGTTACTTTATCTAAAAGAAACTTTTATGCTATCcaataatttcaatttgacAAGTGACTACATAAGCTTTTCTAAGGGATAAAATCAAAGGTTTGTGGACCTACTGCAACTTGTCTTTGATCCTCAATGTATATAGAAGCGATGTTATGCTTTGCATAAGTAACACCTAAGGACAGAGAAGGGGATGAATTAGAAGATGCATGGGAGGAGGGCAGGTATCAGTGGGATGCATTGCAAGTGACATGTGAGGGAGGAACAGGCATTAGGCGGCATGCATGTGCCTAGAGATGTGGAACTTGCAAAGAGAGAGTAAGGGTATATAGTGTGAGGGGATTCTgaaagatagtttttttattgatgttataGTTTTTCATGTTCATATGTGTTCTGATTAGAAACATGTCCTGCATAATTGACCAGAAGATAACACAAACTTAGGGGAATTTGGTTTCAGCTCTTTCATATATATTCAAGTGTTAAGTTACAATCTGATATACTTGACACAAGAGATAAATACAAGTAGGGAGCTATTTATCTTTACCCACAACACTAACTGTGATAGGGATTATCTTTAGTTAGACTTCTGTTATCAGTATCCTTTGCATGCTTAGCGGCTTAGTTAGACTTCTGTTATCAGCTCTTTCATATATATTCAAGTGTTAAGTTACAATCTGATATACTTGACACAAGAGATAAATACAAGTAGGGAGCTATTTATCTTTACCCACAACACTAACTGTGATAGGGATTATCTTTAGTTAGACTTCTGTTATCAGTATCCTTTGCATGCTTAGCGGCTTCTGCTTCCCCTTTGCTAAGTACATCTGCTTGCTGTCCTAATATGCATATAAGAGCTTTACACAATAAAACTACTTGGTCTAACCATGTTGGCAATGAGTCTACTCAAGTAACTCAACTAATAAAAACTTCCATGCATTACTTGCTTCTTCTGCCACATCCCACTAATTCATTCTTCAACTCTACCTCAATGCCTCAACTTCCCATGTAGAGTAAGAACCTGCTACATGTACTAAACCATGTGGTGTCCTATAGTTTGAGTGTTGAGAAGAGTGATGGAATTTTGAAATGCAATTATACGCATTGTTGCTGAAGGCAATTACTTGACAAAATGCTTCTTCTAATAGGTTTTGTGTGCTTGTGCATGCGAGATGTTATCATGATTATCTTTAGGAAGTGGGATTTGGAGACTATTCTGATGAAAAGACTTCTTGGTGCTCATAAAGTTTTCAgtattaaaacatattattgtAGGTATACTTTTTGGATGGAGAATCAATTTTGGAGGTAGCTCTCTGCCACTTCACATCATTGAGCTCAAGGAAAAGGGCAAAAGTTATGCGAGCCTGTCTTTTAGGAGGGACTCTTATTTCCACGCTATCCTTTATGAGgatcttcttcatcaatttttgGTAATTAACAGGTAAGCAGTACTAATGTTGATTTTCAAAGAATGCTCTTGCTTTGCTTCTGATTATTTGTTGGCCTTCATGATTTTTGAACTGCCATTACAAGGTTTAGGAGGTTACAAGCTTGAGTTATCCTATATATGGAGAATATCTGCTACCCCTTCGGGCAATGTTTGGCTTTGTAGAAATGTAGGTTGTAACAGACTCTTGTTATAAACATAAGTTCATAGTTTAGATGTTCTTGTCAATGCACGCTTTCCTTTCAGCTGAAACATCAATGTTTTTCGTGTATAAAATTATTCCCGTCTACTCTAGAAACAAGGGAAACAGACCAAACAGCAACCTTCAGCTCTGCTTGATTTTGGCCATTGCCTGACTGCTATCAATGTTTTTCGTGTATAAAATTATTCCCGTCTACTCTAGAAACAAGGGAAACAGACCAAACAGCAACCTTCGGCTCTGCTTGATTTTGGCCATTGCCTGACTGCTATCCAAATTTACAGAGCAAATGTGTAAACAggttttagttattttgaagTGATAGCGGTTAGCCAGTTAAGAGTAAGCTTTTAGTTTTTAGTAAACTTAAACAAATAAGATATTCATAGGAGTGTAAACGACATTGATAAACCCAACTAATATAGCCCTTTTCATGGTGGTACTGTTGCGTGCAGGTCATCTAAACTCGCGGATCAGAATCCATGGAGAGCatactctgaaaatataaaagaacccTCTGGCCACAAGTGTTGGATGCTACGCATCCAAATCAATTTCTCTTGCTGCTTAATCACCCATTCCTTCCATTATAGTAGGAAACATCAAGGTTGGCGCTGTTATCATTGATTTTTGCTGGATATGGGGTTAGCTTGTGAGCTAGAGCAAAGATAGAAATAGGGATCTGTTGACATTCTATATTGCATAGCGGGGATATATGAAAAATGACTATGATCTGGCTTATCACTGTGCTGCTCTGAACACTCCTTTCTTTACAGCAAGAAGAGAACAGAAAATATGATTCAACGCTGATGAATATTCAATAGGATGTTCTTGTAAGGTTTGTTAATAGCATCCctgttttcttatattttctgaGTGGGATTTTGAAAAATGTTCTATTGATTTTGATGCATGATATGTAGTATCTATAACTTGGATTTTTACCACATGAGATAATACTGCTGTGTGTCCAGAAGGGTGATGGAATCATACTGGCTGCGTGCTTGACCATGGACATCTGCCTAAAAGAAATCCTGTTTCGTATAATAGTACTGTTAAAACTGGACCGTGGCATTGGAGACAAAGCTACACGTCGTAGGGAGGCTGAACTCGGCCCATGTTAACTCCTAGGACGACAATAATTCCAATTCCGCTACTTAAGCCTGTGGGCCTTTAATGATGAAAGATTATACGCCCTAAAAACTCGAAGGCCTTGTTTCTCAAGTCCACCCAGCCCTGAAGGAACCAATACCATCAAGCGATGAGTTGACCTTGGTGTGGTAAGTGCTCCCTCAGTCTTTGGTGGACAATAGTCTCAGATATTTCTGCGCGTCCTATGATAAGGGTATGTTTAAgcctactactattattattatattatacagtgttttACTGTGCACGAGTGCAATCCACattataattactattttgcCATTCAAAAACCAAAGGATGGTGCACACACTCAAggttaaaatagtattttcacACTTTATTGTGTAGTATTACCGggtcaatcatattttttaataatattattttgataaaaaaaataatagaaaaaaaaaatcaacgggttttgacatgattttttcctaactaattgcatgattttttatttgactaaaaaataaaaataatattattttaataaaaaaaataatgaagaaaaaaatcaataaaataataatggagaaaaaaatcaacaagttaTGGTTTGATGTTCCCTCAAATATTCATGTTATTGATCAACCCAAGATTTTGACCCGTCAAGCTAGGTCATTTCTCCCCCTGTTTTTTGGGACTCAACTCAACTTAGACATCAAGTTACAAGATTCACGAGTTGACCTACTTGGTTAAGTCGGGTTCTACAAtagtctttcttttatttttagtttttatttatattatttttttttcaatttcattcatcactattgagtttattgagattcttgtgctgttatttttttttaatttatcttctaTGGGATAATCTTATTCTGATGACGTCACAAATTTAGAGAATTATTTTAAGTTagctttatcattttcttaaactttttttttaattattttattttagtttgattctTCAACCTTTGATTAATTCtgaatcatatttttatttttatttttgtaaggttatcctgatctcatgttCTAGGTTGTGAATTTGGTGGGTTAATCTGGTTTGACACGGGTCTTTTTcccctaattttttaatattttcctatAATTTTGACAAtagctaatttttaaaattttagttatttttttatttattggttttATAATATGTAGACAATATCCAATGATTGAaatctcaatcttttttttttacttttataaatcAACTGAGTTTTTTTAAACCGATTAACTCAATgataatcttaaattttttaaattgttttaaaaacgaTTACTTCaccttagttttatttttttgctcccGTGGCGTAGCGTGAGCAAAAATATCTAGTTGAAATAATTTTGGGTAACTGAGGAAAATTTCCTCCATATTGTCTATTCTTTTCATGCTTTGACTTTCGGGCTGTGCATGCGTATACTTGGTGCCGGTCTGGGCTAGATGGTTGAATATCCAATATATGGACTCAACGCAAGGATCAACGTTAGAAAACTGAACTTCCAGATGCCCACTGTTTTTCACCTTTGTGGACCAAGTCATGCTTCCTTGGCTACCTAGGGTACGACTTTTTAAATATCTGGGAGCCAGATTCTtggttgaaaatcaaatttgactACAATTCTGCACCTTATTGGTATCaagcaaaaggaaaaggaaaaggactaACATGAGAGTCGATTAAGAAACTTGAAAAGTCTAGCGAGATAATTAACTTGTAACATGCAATgactagatttgtttttctagaaCATGAAGATCTCCTAGAGAATCGCCTTATCCACCGCACAAAGCATCTTTATAATTTCCCAGCTTCCTTAAAATATTAATGCATCTCGAGATCTTGACTCCTCACATCGCCCCAAGTAGCAAGAAAACAAAGCTCCTGGTGTTTCGAACTATTTGCGTTTGCCCGTTACAGGAAAATCAAAGCGTGAAAAATTGTGTACCATAAATTTCTGCATTGTACGTTCTAAATAATTTGCGCCACAGTATTCCTTCCCGTGAAGGTGACCACATACCTTGATGTCAGCGGACATATCCAGAATtctctttccatcctttttCCTTTTGAGGAAATTATCCTTGTTGGTCTTTGTCgtttatattttctctctacATGAAGGATTGTAGATTCTTCAAAAATCAGGAAGGCATGTGCTCCTCTCCGTTCAAACCATGTCGGCCCTCAATGGTGAGGAAGGGTCCTTTTCAGCAATCAGAAAGTGAAAGGCCCGGTATCTGGATAAGATACTTCCACTTGCAGCGCTCTCTGTATGCATGTGAGAGCCCTTTGAATCGATGCAAAAGTTTTTGCCCCGCGGATTAATATTTAATGTATATTCTATCTCTCAACGAACagaattcttcaaaaaaaaagttacaccTAATCCTAACTGCCGACTCCAGATCGAGCGTTGATTGGAAGTGTCTTTCAACGTTtgtaaaaacttaaatattttataataggGTTATCGGAATTGGTGTAGGACCCCGCCTGATAATACTTCTTGCATTAGGGTTCTCTAAACAAATATTTACTAATTAATGACCGCAAAACAACACATTGACTGAATGATCGATATTGTTGTCCCATGAAGTATAGAGAGTTATCAGAATCCTTAACCATTAAGGGTGCTAATTATATTGAACGGTCAGTGGTCCTATATTGCCACAAGAGGGGCCTGAGCATATCTCTTAAAGACCAATTACATGAAGAGACGTGAGTTTGGGTCTATTTCCAGTTTGAAGATAGGTATtgatgtttccttttcttttctgttcttgtTATATCTATAACTTGGAAGCAAAGCAGAAACAAATGTCAATTTGGGATTCGGATCCTTGTCCGATACTGAAATTTGTTGTAGCGACACAATTATGCTGTGGCAATTGACAGGAATGTTATAAACGATCTTCCCTTTAACTTGTATGGTGTTTGGCTATGAGAGATCATGATTTTGTTGGGGCTCGTACAGTGGAGTGCCATGTAAAAGGGAAAGAGCAAAACAGTAGGTGATGAGTGATGAGTGAGGGTCCCTTGTGTTTTATAATGCCATTAATTTGTTGACACTTAACTGCCATAACTACCGGGAgcgggagggggagggggaggggttTTCGTCACATGGAAAACTGGGCTTTCACTTTCTTTGCTGACCCTCTCGTCTTCTCTCCGTTTGTCTTCCAGGCGCGCATGCATGAGGGCAGCCCCAACAAAATCATACTCTCCGTATATAGGAGTTGCTTCCTTCTTGAAATGCCTAAAATTAATGAGTGAGGGGAAACTGGAGAttgattcattttattttatttttaatattttcaaattatcttaCAAATGAAGAGAAAGAACATATTACGCAATCATTTCTTTCGGTCGATTCTTTGTTATCGTTTATTAGttttaaagtaattaattagtttaaattcatcattatatttatatatatacatgaacaaTACATTACTGTGCAGCGGGTTTTTTTGGATGAGATTAGAATGATGCCTTTTCTTTCTGATCGAAGACAAACTTTCTAAATTTCAATAGAAAATTTAATAGCTGAGAATATGCATCTTTTTTGAAACCTGATTTTAGAATTTCAAGAATATATAATTACAATAGatttactaaattaattaattgagtttggataatttttttcaaatatatattttattatttaggttAGCATCAATTTTCTCAAATACATTTTCTTTAGATTAGCTATGCATGAATTGAGAAATACTGAAATCGAGATTTAATCTTTTAACTCTTTTATATTACATATTATTAGGATATTGTGTAACTCATATTTGATGTGTTACTCTTTAGTATTAGCAAGcatcataaaatattatcaaataaattaaagatttagACTGAAAAAGgtttatatagttattttactcaataaataattgataGGATATAGATATTCTTATAAAAcagaatcttaccatccgttatGTATGCAAAACAAACGAAATGGATTTGTTGATATGCATGATAATATAACTGTAAATCtcattaatttagtttttcgTACCGAACTGTGATTGTCGCATGAAATACTTAGATATCACATTTTGGATATAAGTTGTATCTCATATAGTCTCTGAGATGTGAAGAGGTATGAAACCCTCCACATGGTTATGTCTTTCTAGCCTGTAAGaccttttttcttatgaatatttctttgatcttttttgCTCCTCTCTGAAATTATACAACCtggtttgtaaaaaaaaatattggttaagattaaaaaaaaataaaattttatttttaaaaaaacatatcacattttaaatttaatattttctaatggcgttgtaattttttttaaacatatcacattttgaattcaaattatttttcattgataaacatcactgtaattttttaataatatatttttccatcaatatttgtgtttgtatttgaaTGTGGACTCCTTGTATTTGATAGTAAACATTTTTTAAGAACTCAAGACCACATTAATTCTGAATGTGGACTCCGAGAGGAATAATTAAAGGCTACCCAACTACGTACGCCAATTCAGACTCACGCAGATAATTCATGTGAGCTATgtcaccttttcttttgttacttttttttctgtcaCATGCACTGCTTTTATCTCTTGCATGTGTGTCTGTCGATATGGAAACCAATCCCTCATGTAAGGACAAGCCTCTATGGCCTACACCCTATATCCTACgaacaaaatacaaaatttccCTTTCTTCAAGGTCTATGCTCAAAACAAATTGCACCTTGTCATGATCTATATATGTCCCAGCTGCATGCATACATTCGCTTGCATTGCATATTATACACGCAGTGTTGTTCCCAGATTAAACAAGCTTCACGTTCACGGGAGCCCTAACCCTACTCCAATACTACGATTCTGTAGGGGTtcgatgaagaaaaaaaaagcattttcaaTCCGCTATTAGAATATGTATGGATATAATTCTAAAtgtattttatgattaaatctcctgttttaattgtattttgtgATCCAAACATATAAATTGTTGTGTTAATATTGACTAATAATATGAGTGCTTAGCAGTGTGGtaatgattgcttttcaaataacttttcgtgttgaaatgcatgctaatgatgttttttcattttataaaaattatttttgacatcagcacatcaaaacaatccaaaacatacaaatcatattaaattttagtaaaaaaaaaaacaaaaaattttaaattttttgggaacgcagtttGCACCGTGTTCCCAAACGCATTCATTAATATCGTCTAAATTAAACAATCAACATATACATTGAATCATTCTCACTGTTTGacgtaattttattatatttatgatttttttagtttttaatcatataaaatataaatatattattttgactttttttgttaatttattttaacaattataaaatatattttcttaaatagaaataataattctaattaaaaacattgtgatgactaaaataaataagagatatcttaataaaaaaatttcaaaacaactatatatttttgaatttaataataatattaaaaaacttcagAAGACCCATTAATTCCCCGAATTAATGATAGTATGAATCACAAGGATATGTGAAAGATTTCTCAAATACATGGGCTAACACGAAATGTTTcccttttatattaaaaaaaaaagcatgtacCTATCTACGTGCTCACAGAACAAGGTTTTGAGAATAGTTGACAGGTCGCTCGCTacttaattgttaattaatgttTGTTTCCACTTAATTAGAGCCTATCGTCTCATAGGTCACAGGTAGAATTTCTACGAGAATGGTAAACGAACAAATGAGATAAAAAGGAGGAACATGAGGACCTCAAGAACCCACATGGCCGTTGTCTGCACAAAAGACCTCAAATCTTCAAATGTGGGGATCAGATTAGGTTCGGTAGGTGGAAAGTTCTATTTCACGCTCAATCGCTCTTCTATAACTGACCAACCACCAACCGCAGTCtgccttttattattatattgacgTCTTGATTTACTAACcagttcaataatatttttaaaattttaaattaatttttttatatttttaaatcattttaatatcccagtattaaaaataaatttaacatatatatattattttaatatatttttaaataaaaaatacttaaaaaataacaactactaGATTTCAAATCAcccaattaaaaagataaagtaaAGTAAAAATTACATCAGTCAATTAATGGTTTGAACTTTTGAATTGGTCAGTATACTATAATTCTtctaaattgaaagaatagtCTTTCGAATTAGAAAGAATGAGCTAGTGATGGGTCTTTACTCTTGTGATCATttgaaaattgataataataataaagtatttGAATGGGTAAAGATTTTCAACTTTGGTACGTCGCTCTTCTTTCTATTCCTCTAccatttctcattttctttaatgCTTCATTGGGAGTTGATTTAACTTGTACAATCAGATCAGCATCAACTATATAATTTCAGCTAGTGTAGAATTAGGGAGTTAATTTGATCCGTTATTAGCTAGTTAGTGGAGGAATATTGCCCAAAACCTATAAATCTGCTTCAATTAAGGTTGTTTGTAGA
It encodes the following:
- the LOC7497561 gene encoding membrane-bound transcription factor site-2 protease homolog; protein product: MDERRWRRHGRGQAQTSLLPLRTPTRPSRTTLSNTVSCCYCDYKISALNTSLYHFGRKQAKLLKIWFSIGVGFSLTALLGVTLILVWELGNFLHLFHGSSDLSSSLLFGFSPQVYGSRLSVADAGYLLLSTLISVSVHEFGHSIAAASEGIPTEYIAIFLAVLFPGALVALNYELLEELQPFTALRVYCAGVWHNAVCCAVCALVLFLLPLILSPFYIHGESPMVLDVPSTSPLSGYLSPGDAIVSLDGKRIHNDQEWMETTALIDERTLQSSNLSKSFEALAIVHQMKGYCVPTSVIEESNEMLFIENQSACPDDLTEFVAVQCFNSSKSDNVNIEDGISQRQRRHCLNAKDVVKLNKCGDGWVTEITKGSSCLCSQEEYCLNPVPLPGSIWVEITFASPYSPECLQLGRNSFPASGASDFSEHKCGGTFVFVGDLISMAHSVRLTAYQPRWGFSFSAHLPNILEKSLMYTFHVSLTLALLNSLPVYFLDGESILEVALCHFTSLSSRKRAKVMRACLLGGTLISTLSFMRIFFINFW